Below is a genomic region from Ostrea edulis chromosome 10, xbOstEdul1.1, whole genome shotgun sequence.
GAGGCTGCGAGAGTCTActcaagatacatgtactccAATGATTGAAGACCTGCCCATATATATGGATGAATTGATTGTACATCATGAAGTTGTCGTAGATCAGTCATCTACAAGTATGTCCACATCCATGCCAGAAGAAATGTGTTCAACAGCTGAGAAAGAAATCCAGTGTGACATACCTACCTTAGGTAGATTTTCAATTGAAGGTATGAAACTGGACACTAAGATGCTTTCTTATTACACTGGTTTGAATGGCTATGATCATTTCATGCTTCTCTTTAATATTCTTGGGCCAGCAGCTTTTGACTTGAATTACAAATGTGGCTTATTAAGTCCACAAGATCAGTTGTTTTTAACTCTGATGAAACTCAGACAAGCAAAAGAAGATGTGGAACTTGCTATACTCTTTAAAGTCTGTGAATCTACTGTTTCTAAAATTGTAACAACTTGGATTaactttttgtattttcaattaaaagagTTAGAGGAACAATTCTGGCCTTCTAAAGACATCATTAAAGAACATATGCCAACAGATTTTGCTAAAAAGTTTCCCAATACACGCGTAATATTAGATGCAACCGAGCAACCAATTCACAAACCATCAAATGTTGAGGCACAATCCAAAACATGGTCTTCTTATAAACACAAAAACACGTTGAAAACCATGGTAGGTGTAACTCCAAATGGAGCAGTATCTTATGTATCCTCTACTTATGGGGGTTCTGTGTCTGACAGACAAATCATTGAACACTCTACTCTGCTAGATGTAGGCAAATTTGATGCTGGTGACAGCATTATGGCAGATCGGGGAATTCTTGTTCAAGATTTATTTGCGAATcagaatgtttttattaatataCCTACGTTTCTCAAGGGCAAAAGCCAACTTGACCCCGAAGAAATAGTTAGAGATAGTTGAGTTGCCTCAAAACGTATTCATGTAGAGAGGGTGATTGGGCTTGCAAAGAggttcaaaattttgaaacatgAGCTACCAATGTCAAAAATCCCCCTAGCTTCCAGAATTGTGTACATTTGTTTTATGTTGTCAAATTTTAGGAATTGCATTGTTGATAAAAGTGCTTAAACATGTGCCAGtagtatatcaaaatgtacatgcatacatgtcTAAGTTTAATAAATGTATGCCCTGCACATACAGTGAATCCCTTGAGAGTTGTGTTCATATTTCTGCTTACAAGTTTTAAATGTATCGTACATTTTTTGTATCCTTTATGCAACATGTGCTGTCAATATTCAAAGGGATACATCATACAAGGATCTTGGTAGACATATCAACTTTTAAGTGTAAAAGCTATTTACCTTGAAAGGGTCAAAGtacaatatctttttaaaaaaatcaatttaaaaagtttaacaCTTTATATAACCAACATCTAtgcattgttacatgtatattgtcaatacagaaaatttcatatcatgGATATGCAATGTATTTCATCTGAAATTGATTGGCATTCTGGGCAGAAACTTAGGCAAAAAAACATGAAGAATCATTTGCAGACTCTAATCAAATCATGAATACAAAAAAGattctgtataaaaaaaaatgaactgtCTCGATAAATCATTTGGAAGAAACTTTTACACAAGTTTGCATATATGCTTCCACTTTACAGCAAGGATAACAAGTATGGCATGAAAAATTTATCATAGAATACATCAAGCTTTGGAAGAAGAGAATTCTGGCAACATTCTACATCAATATGTACTTTCTGGATGAACAAATCTTTGAAAGTGTATACAACAAAAtagcaaatttgttttttggcaATAAGCATTTGGCCTtgtatttggaaaaaatatttagaggtgggtttcaatttcatttcaccAGTTACAGAGTCCATTGTTAGATATGGGAAGTACTTTCCAGGCTGAATCTTCTCAAAGCGACCAGCAAAGGGACATTTGACTTCAATTAGTGCATCAGTGCCAACGAGTCCATCCGGTGATGCCCCCAAGTAAGGTCGATCCATATCAACAAAGAAACCACATCTTTGAACACCTTGGCCAGTCTCTCTTTCAAAGGATCTGTAATGAgagataaaaataagaaaaggcatataatatatgtaaataataatttacTGATTTGACCAATGCTTATGTAGAGCGTTTACAAACTAGGTATCTGCTGTACATGTGATTGTCTGACTAGCTCACACTAAAACATACCTAATAGCACGTGTCTCGTAGGTACGTCCATGGACTAGAGCTTCACTGCGAAATACAGCAGCAGAAGGCTGGTATAGAGACTCGCAGAGTTTCTGCCTATTACGCCTGTCTGTAGCTAAACAGATATCTCCAAATCTTGAGGCTGTGATCCGCCATGATCTCTCCTTGAACCAATTATTTGAGCTGGCTTGTCCACGTGTCTGCTCCTCAATGGCAACTACTTTATCTGCTGTAACCTTTAAGAAATTGTATATAACAAAAACCATATATCTTGTACTGTGTTTTGTAGTATAAAATTGCATGGTATTAGTAATACATATGAACATGAGAAAAAAATCCTTGCAATCAATTTACATTGCacattatatcttattttaacacatatacaacatttgcacaaatgtcataaaatttaattttgttgaaatgcAGTTTGAGCCAATTAACAAAAGACCTACCTCAACAGCTCGTTGAACCCAATACTCTGTGAAGGGTCTTTCCAAATAATCATGGTCCAATACTGCTGCCTAGTGAAACAAAAGGTGTTACAGTTTGTTTGTTATTAAACACTTTATTTTATATGTGCAGTTTTACCCATCACTACTTACTGCTTTAGATTAACAGacttataattttaaaatcaacattttatatGCATTACTAATATAGCTTGCTATAAGTTCACTAGCGAGATAGTTTTGACTTGACGCTGCTTATAATTAGCGATGTACAGGGACATTAAGTGAGATTCTTGCTTGTGTGAGTAATGCATTTTCATGCTTATGTTTACCTGAATATTTGCTTTCTCGATGAGATATCTGTATGTCAGATTGTCTGAGGTCTCTGCACAATGGTTTAAGACCATATTGCGATCCCTATCCGGGTAACCAGCCACACCTTTTAGATGTTCAGGGcggggatcatttaaaaaatcatcagtCAGATTCCGCTTCCTGGGCAGATCTTCAGCTTTGACTGGTGAAcctatatcaaaatttgaatatgttaaaCATGTGGAAAAAACActggaaataaattattgtactTGATTCAATATATGGTCATAAAACTATTGCTTCTGTTCATCATGGAACATCACAtaatattcatgtatttttacCTGAGTATGAATGTTTGGGTTTATGAAATGTCTGCAGGTTTTCTGTGCATGATCTCTGAATCCTCAAACCTTTTCCTTCAGAACAAGAGAGTAAAACTAAGGCAACAGCAGCAAGATGCTTGCAAGTTCCATGGGGACCTCGTCCTGCAGGACACTCACAATGGCTGTTCAAGATGTCTCCCGagtttttgtcaaattttaatttgaagttGTATGTTAcctttaatttgaaatacatacatgtattctgggtaatataattttttttagttatttttacagaaatatctcagtacaaagtaataaaataagagaaaataacTGATAAcatacatggtacatgtacaattagtactacaatgtatattatatcCACAAATTAAATGTAATACTTGCCTTTGTTTTCATGGCTGCGCCAACAATGCCTGTAAAGAACAGGGAATCGTCTTCCTTTAAATATGACACAGCCAAGACTCTATCACTTTCAACAAGTAGCCTTCCTTTCTCGATAGCCTTGACATCACCAGTGCTTTGTCTGTCACCTACACATAAGTACAAGCTcatgattttataatttatttactcataaacacataattatatatataaattattctATAAGATATTGCACATTCATTAAGTGACTCCTAATGTTAGAtgtatgttttacaaaaatgttgttCTTAATCATATGAGTAAATTATATGAACAAACCTGCTAATCtatgtacaaaatacatgtcTATCTGCTCAATGCATATCTCTGGGATTTCTTCTTTATGTGATTCCTGGAGCTGTTGAAATCCCCTCGTTGGCCAATCAACTTCCAAAGGCTCAGGTATTTGAATTGGGTCATTCTtgaaatctttatttctatcATATGCCTTAAGCCTACAATAAAGTACTGTACAATGTCCACttcccataaaaaaaatattaggtaCCAAGACGTACTAGTACATGTCAGTGAATGCCATTGTATCATGTATTACAATAACAACAGTCCGTATAGTACTATAATTATTACGTataattgatgacataaatataacttatatcacattaatttattgaattttgaggcattttgataaaagaattgTCGCACTGAGCATCAAAACAATCTCTAGGCATAATCATGCCGGCGTAAACATCCTCCGTCGTCTGCATGGGTGCAGAGCTACgaatttgttgaaatattacAAACGAAAATAACGGTTATGAGGTATGAAAATACAAACCTGTCTATAAGGTCGGCTTTTCTGCCTCTCGTGGTGGCTCCTTTTTTCTTTAACTCGTCTTTGAGTCGAGAGACGGAAAACTTTACGTAAGTTTCTCTTTCCATTTCAGTGTTTACAAGCGTCTAAGTGAAATAAAGCGTTTTAACGTATCCCCCATAACGACATAATTTTTAGAACCGGTAACGGTCGTCGGCGAATACCATTGCATCCATGTCAGACCATCCGGTGTCAGGTTTATCCGTCCTACAGTTGATTCGTCCCTAGATGATCCGTCCGTGGTAAACTGTATCGTTTGTAGAATTGTATCGGGCAGTCGAGCAATGCATCTGTTGTTTCAAGTGTGATAATcaataatatgttgacggtgctaccgtttgagcgagcgcagctacgtaggtatgtacatattttgtaatgttcatgctttggtCAGgtttaattcaaacaatatatatttgccaaatactcagtaTATGACTAAAATTAGGCAGCAGAAACAGCCCATTCTAGTTTTCTCCCATGGTTTAAACTTTTATATCaagtcattaaaacataaaacgTATACATGAATgggattgaaatatttttatacctatacattttatttctgccgCCTTCACGGTGACTTACTTAACCTTTGACGCGAGACTTCTTCTGAACTGTATACTCTCGAAAATAGAGGCTACTTTCCCTATTTTTACTTTCTATCTTTCCAAGTCACTAATACACAcctatttgatttttaaaaatgaaattcatataataATCTCCTTGTAGCAATGGCATGCTTTAGAAgagaaaatttgaacaaaatttataatattgtacataatcctagttgtaacacaatgatgaaatatttcagcactctcaaataatattgaataaattacaacatattTGAGACCCTCTCCATTGTTTTTGTAAGGATACATTgaaatttattcacaaaactagaattataattaatgatttttcagtcATGAAGTGGCATGGCTGGTTAtcagtgggggggggggggggggggggggggggggggggggggggggggtcatcatggtttgcattaccggaaGAGCCAAGGGAATAGATTCATAAGTAGTTCTTATTTTtagatgtgaaaaaaaaaaagatttaagaaataatgttTTTGATCCGGCCGAATTCCATCAATTTTTTTgcgtttttattatttttcttaatcactctgtgtctaaagaaaaatgcaaaagtaaaggaagaacctcAGTCTTGATAAGGCATTTTCATGGTTGATATAGagattgcaaaatgttttgcagaatttgtgaggccaatcagccagcaacgtccaccatttctggacacccgttgtccgatttcaccacgacctggtgtacatctttcaaatgtggaactgtgactattcacggtaacagtaagatACACGTcttgtccgtgactgcattattagcagtaagtcgagcgaGGCAACTGTTGCAGCTAATTTTCACAGACAATTACAAACTCaggatgtagtgttcttattgatgctggtactgattgttcagtaaaatatccaaCACAATAGAAGCTCTTATTCGCataagcagtgaaggcccacttattaggaccccgcatgaaatgcgggaagccctatagtaatcacattgtccgtccgttcgaccgtccgtctgtctgtctgtcaacactttctttgtgacacgataactcaaacagtttttatcgtacagttttcaaattttgtgtatgtgtatatatttgtttttttttaatgtaatataaaaaatgcttgatgttacatgtatattgaattaaaacacgtcattcccagtcaacaactttcgatcgggatcggaatacgaaataaaatttcctatatccggttgcaaagtgaaactgcttcatgcttcaagttattgaattatgtagcaattgcacgttacacattagagaactgttccttttgataaagaaagtcacaaaatagatacaaaatgagtgtaccttattcattactgttaccgagctttcgtcggtgaaaatctcgaaatggcgtgttttgCTGCGCTTCGTCCACATTTTCTatgtgagtattttgatatttgcgtatgcattttttgcgcatacatggtatgtctcggctaggaataatggaaactttctcacctatgtatgtaaagacatattaatctctgtttttaaaaatgtagaacacttttatcaaatgacaatgtgtttgaaaacgcttagagccccgatgtcagaatttccttttccaagacatcaatatgtcaaattcataatccttttcgaatagtatgaaccatattttgtaccagttatccattttgagtcccctattacaatgggattttgttgcactctgttgtgtttgagtggatgtcatgagtgtgtcaaacagaagtaatttaaattgcataagtctctcaaaaatatgcttcatgattcctttttcacaaattggtattccaatgtatctttatatattattaattctaacatatataccagccccaaatattgctatatcaaatacagatgtcactttcctctaataaccctcggcggggcccttgctgaccgtgtcagttttctggTTGAGGACTTTAAAGTAAATCCTTGTGTGGAACGCTAGGTTTTCTTCCCCAAaagcgtactgtaaaatatacaggatggcccaatgcaatacaacttttgccagagtaaatacttgacttgttagcatccagcatgtttcacagcacatttctattcagtttaaaaataaaacaaacaaatcgcatacatgggtgttgatttttttcttgaaagatattcaaattaaaaaaaaaaaattgtagaccttatttac
It encodes:
- the LOC125662136 gene encoding uncharacterized protein LOC125662136, translated to MGSGHCTVLYCRLKAYDRNKDFKNDPIQIPEPLEVDWPTRGFQQLQESHKEEIPEICIEQIDMYFVHRLAGDRQSTGDVKAIEKGRLLVESDRVLAVSYLKEDDSLFFTGIVGAAMKTKVTYNFKLKFDKNSGDILNSHCECPAGRGPHGTCKHLAAVALVLLSCSEGKGLRIQRSCTENLQTFHKPKHSYSGSPVKAEDLPRKRNLTDDFLNDPRPEHLKGVAGYPDRDRNMVLNHCAETSDNLTYRYLIEKANIQAAVLDHDYLERPFTEYWVQRAVEVTADKVVAIEEQTRGQASSNNWFKERSWRITASRFGDICLATDRRNRQKLCESLYQPSAAVFRSEALVHGRTYETRAIRSFERETGQGVQRCGFFVDMDRPYLGASPDGLVGTDALIEVKCPFAGRFEKIQPGKYFPYLTMDSVTGEMKLKPTSKYFFQIQGQMLIAKKQICYFVVYTFKDLFIQKVHIDVECCQNSLLPKLDVFYDKFFMPYLLSLL